In Epinephelus lanceolatus isolate andai-2023 chromosome 16, ASM4190304v1, whole genome shotgun sequence, one DNA window encodes the following:
- the LOC144467334 gene encoding uncharacterized protein LOC144467334, protein MAERPAEGELPLNKTRSVAKRAWDRERDKTRVNIGVAFQRWRALRAAKGLQLDAELALLLLDSYENNPAAQTAPKTSYRGVHPPDLSNTDQGSASDRFGATMDTRLMNDVPVTAADETTHYFPENLGPPAEEILEVLIEEDIIGSRASILYEENIRQLATLVHLPVKHCPHMVSTGQLCQSLPPFACSIQQRCTAFVVEWVCPRGHVVWSWTSQPTFKFGMLAGDLLLGMNILLSGNSYAKVALLFRFMNMGVVNPVTFFKIQDSYCVDAIKEFWMERRAKAIQRLQGKDEAGSEVQQQLLVVKEEVPPEQQEWSSSVDQEDPEPPHIKEEEEELWSSQEGEQLQGLEEADITKFTFTPVPVKSEDDEEKSQSEGHHCGGPGAGPGPVPEDSPEPYPDIDDRTGDSLVAEIEVSLDDLDETKEPQSGLNSPKTGDVPISDSRRSVREKPFSCSECGKRFGIKTSVNRHMRCHTGEKRFSCSVCQKSFSQSGYLHTHMRIHTGEKRFSCSVCDQRFSQKTHLNRHMITHTGEKPFSCSICGKAFSENGNLKKHMITHTGEKPFSCSVCGKGFIQKVNLTNHMTYHTGEKPYSCSVCLKGFMQKINLKLHMAHHTGEKPFGCTICDKRFASCHRLKRHKCGGRRSARLRWTQTEDDGGVEPPDGGSTQQTETNTFI, encoded by the exons ATGGCGGAACGACCCGCTGAAGGGGAACTTCCGCTGAATAAAACCCGGTCTGTGGCGAAGAGGGCCTGGGACAGGGAGCGGGACAAAACCCGGGTCAACATCGGGGTGGCGTTTCAAAGGTGGAGAGCTCTGCGGGCGGCTAAAGGGCTCCAGCTGGACGCGGAActggctctgctgctgctcgaCAG TTATGAAAACAACCCTGCGGCACAAACGGCCCCGAAGACGAGTTACCGAGGAGTCCACCCTCCTGACCTGTCCAACACTGACCAGGGTTCAGCGTCTGATCG TTTTGGAGCCACCATGGACACGAGGCTGATGAACGATGTGCCTGTCACCGCGGCCGATGAGACAACCCATTACTTCCCTGAGAACCTTGGACCTCCAGCTGAAGAGATCCTGGAGGTCCTGATTGAAGAAGACATCATTGGTTCCCGTGCGTCCATCCTTTATGAAGAGAATATACGTCAGCTGGCGACACTGGTTCACCTTCCAGTCAAACACTGTCCCCACATGGTATCGACAGGACAGTTGTGCCAAAGCCTACCTCCATTCGCGTGCTCTATCCAACAGAGGTGTACTGCCTTTGTTGTGGAATGG gtTTGTCCTCGGGGTCACGTGGTCTGGAGTTGGACCTCACAGCCAACCTTCAAGTTTGGGATGTTGGCTGGTGACTTGTTGCTCGGGATGAACATCCTGTTGAGCGGTAACAGCTATGCCAAAGTCGCCCTGCTGTTCCGCTTCATGAACATGGGAGTCGTCAACCCGGTCACCTTCTTCAAGATTCAGGACTCGTACTGTGTCGACGCCATCAAGGAGTTCTGGATGGAGCGGAGAGCGAAGGCCATTCAGCGGCTACAGGGCAAAGATGAGGCCGGTTCAG aggtccagcagcagctgttggtggttaaagaagaggttccccctgagcagcaggagtggagctccagtgtggaccaggaggacccagagcccccacacattaaagaggaagaggaggaactgtggagcagtcaggagggagagcagcttcaagggctggaggaggctgatatcaccaagttcacattcactcctgtccctgtgaagagtgaagatgatgaagagaaatcTCAGTCTGAGGGACACCACTGTGGAGGACCAGGAGCAGGACCAGGACCAGTGCCTGAAGACTCTCCTGAACCTTACCCAGATATTGATGACAGGACCGGAGACTCTTTAGTCGCTGAGATTGAAGTCAGTCTTGACGACCTGGATGAGACCAAagaacctcagtcaggtttAAACTCCCCGAAAACTGGCGACGTCCCCATCAGCGACTCGAGACGCAGTGTCCGTGAGAAACCGTTCAGTTGCTccgagtgtgggaaaagatttggcaTCAAGACTTCAGTGAACCGACACATGAGGTGTCACACGGGAGAGAAACGTTTCAGCTGCTCGGTGTGTCAGAAGTCGTTCTCGCAGAGCGGATATCTGCACACGCACATGAGGATCCACACGGGAGAGAAAAGATTCAGCTGCTCCGTCTGTGACCAAAGATTCTCCCAGAAAACACACCTCAACAGACACATGATCACGCACACGGGAGAGAAACCGTTCAGCTGCTCCATCTGCGGCAAAGCTTTCAGCGAGAATGGGAACCTGAAGAAACACATGATCACTCACACGGGAGAGAAACCCTTCAGCTGCTCCGTGTGCGGTAAAGGTTTCATCCAGAAGGTCAACCTGACGAACCACATGACGTATCACACGGGAGAGAAACCGTACAGCTGCTCAGTGTGTCTCAAAGGGTTCATGCAGAAGATCAATCTGAAGCTCCACATGGCTCAtcacactggagagaaaccGTTCGGCTGCACCATCTGTGACAAAAGGTTTGCATCGTGTCATCGGCTCAAAAGACACAAATGTGGTGGTCGGCGGTCGGCGCGGCTTCGTTGGACTCAAACTGAGGATGATGGAGGGGTGGAGCCTCCAGACGGCGGCTCGACtcaacagacagaaacaaacacttttatatAA
- the LOC144467333 gene encoding uncharacterized protein LOC144467333, with amino-acid sequence MDPHRKLLPDVTDEALNPRRRTRREVQQQLLVVKEEVPPEQQEWSSSVDQEDPEPPHIKEEEEELWSSQEGEQLQGLEEADITKFTFTLVPVKSEDDEEKPQSEGHHCGGPGAGPAPEDSPEPYPDTDDRTRDCSEAETDNSDDWTETKEPSGLKKPFTCSRCGKKISTKAHLREHIRTHTGEKPFSCSECGKRFGTTIHLKGHMRTHTGEKPFSCSVCKKSFAQGGGLQLHMKIHTGEKPFSCSVCGKRFIQKVQLTQHTTIHSGEKPFGCDVCHKTFATCQLVTRHKCVGSQSSQRTPTEHVNTEADGEDCGGPGPVRNSDPDPHSQDKIRDSSEAETDDSDDWTETREPQSGFTYQRYKKVFDNKAENNLGNFYKHAQNHVKTEDVFETETGSNNTEEKPFSHTENSDSHLMCDTGVKPFHCSVCSIGFSDSEALVQHMRVHTRQTQFRCQICGQEFAWRRYLTKHMEVHKIYSCRVCDKKFTWYYQLKDHQCVGHRSDTDREDCGGPGPARNSDPGPDLQPGTDDSVDSDFWKETRERPSGSDSFKKCERCKTDVKPFSCSECMKTFGSSGELKIHMRTHTGEKPFTCLVCQKSFTQRGSLRRHVMVHIREKPFNSSLHDTRPRGRSSSVHHVRIHTRSSTQLRNHQRVGLQSAKLHQSRQIKTEAGGEPEPVNTGEEVRPVLRDSSEAETDDSDDWTETKGQSGVKKPFSCSECGKRFGLKGNLNRHMRTHTGEKRFNCSVCTKSFAQGGTLQRHMTVHTGEKRYNCSVCNERFAWRQQADRHKCPGRHGGEDSGGPEPAGNSDPDPDLQPDSLRCGPDEKPFSCSECDKRFARKAHLQEHMRTHTREKPFSCSICTKSFTQSGSLRLHMRSHTGEKPFSCSVCGKRFHRKENLVQHDRTHTGEKPFSCSVCKKSFTQRGNLLTHMRTHTRGDGFSCSVCGQMFARLFQLRNHQCDGRHPSQLRETASD; translated from the exons ATGGACCCGCACCGGAAACTGCTGCCTGACGTCACGGACGAGGCTTTAAACCCgcgaagaagaacaagaagag AggtccagcagcagctgttggtggttaaagaagaggttccccctgagcagcaggagtggagctccagtgtggaccaggaggacccagagcccccacacattaaagaggaagaggaggaactctggagcagtcaggagggagagcagcttcaagggctggaggaggctgATATCACCAAGTTCACATTCACTCttgtccctgtgaagagtgaagatgatgaagagaaacctcagtctgagGGACACCACTGTGGAGGACCAGGAGCAGGACCAGCGCCTGAAGACTCTCCTGAACCTTACCCAGATACTGATGACAGGACCAGAGACTGTTCCGAAGCTGAGACTGACAACAGTGATGATTGGACAGAGACCAAGGAACCGTCAGGTTTAAAGAAACCATTTACCTGCTCCAGGTGCGGGAAAAAAATTAGCACCAAGGCTCATCTGAGGGAACACATTAGgactcatacaggagagaaaccgttcagctgctctgaatgtgggaaaagatttggcaCAACAATACATCTGAAGGGACACATGAGGACGCACACCGGAGAGAAACCGTTCAGCTGCTCTGTCTGTAAGAAGTCTTTCGCACAGGGCGGAGGTTTACAGCTGCACATGAAAATtcacactggagagaaaccattcagctgctcagtgtgtgggaaaagatttatCCAGAAGGTGCAGCTGACACAACACACGACCATCCACAGCGGAGAGAAACCATTCGGCTGCGACGTTTGTCACAAAACATTTGCCACTTGTCAGCTGGTGACACGACACAAATGTGTTGGCAGTCAGTCCTCGCAACGAACTCCAACTGAACACGTAAATACAGAAGCTGATGGAGAGGATTGTGGAGGACCAGGTCCAGTCAGGAATTCAGATCCAGATCCACATTCACAAGACAAGATCAGAGACTCTTCTGAAGCTGAGACTGACGACAGTGACGATTGGACGGAAACCAGAGAACCTCAGTCAGGGTTCACATATCAGAGATATAAAAAAGTCTTTGATAACAAGGCTGAAAATAACCTTGGTAATTTTTACAAACATGCTCAGAACCACGTGAAAACTGAGGATGTCTTTGAGACTGAAACAGGAAGTAATAATACCGAGGAGAAACCGTTCAGTCACACTGAAAACTCAGATTCTCACCTGATGTGCGACACAGGAGTGAAACCGTTCCACTGCTCAGTGTGTAGCATTGGTTTCAGCGACAGTGAGGCGTTAGTCCAGCACATGAGGGTCCACACTAGACAGACTCAGTTCAGATGCCAAATCTGTGGTCAAGAATTCGCTTGGAGGCGTTACCTGACCAAACACATGGAGGTCCACAAAATCTACAGCTGTAGAGTCTGCGACAAAAAGTTCACCTGGTACTATCAGCTGAAAGACCACCAGTGTGTCGGCCACAGGTCTGACACTGACAGAGAGGACTGTGGCGGACCAGGaccagccaggaactcagatccagGTCCAGATTTACAACCAGGTACCGATGATAGTGTTGATAGTGACTTTTGGAAGGAAACCAGAGAACGTCCCTCTGGTTCGGATTCCTTTAAAAAATGCGAGAGATGTAAAACTGACGTGAAACCGTTCAGCTGCTCCGAGTGCATGAAAACGTTTGGCTCCAGTGGAGAACTTAAGAtccacatgaggactcacacCGGAGAGAAACCGTTCACCTGCTTGGTTTGTCAGAAATCTTTTACGCAGAGAGGAAGTTTGCGGAGACACGTGATGGTTCACATCAGGGAGAAACCGTTTAATAGCTCACTGCATGACACGAGACCCCGTGGCAGGTCCAGCTCAGTTCATCACGTGAGAATCCACACAAGGTCATCAACGCAGCTCAGGAATCATCAGCGTGTCGGTCTTCAGTCTGCAAAGCTTCATCAGAGTCgacagataaaaacagaagcTGGTGGAGAACCAGAACCAGTGAACACAGGAGAAGAAGTACGACCAGTGCTCAGAGACTCTTCTGAAgctgagactgatgacagtgatgattggACGGAGACCAAGGGTCAGTCAGGTGTAAAGAAACCGTTCAGCTGCTCTGAGTGCGGGAAAAGATTTGGCCTCAAAGGTAACCTGAACCGACACATGCGGACTCACACGGGAGAGAAACGTTTTAACTGCTCAGTGTGTACGAAATCTTTCGCTCAGGGTGGAACGTTACAGAGACACATGACGGTTCACACCGGAGAGAAACGATACAACTGCAGCGTCTGTAATGAAAGATTTGCCTGGCGTCAACAAGCCGACAGACATAAATGTCCCGGCCGTCATGGTGGAGAGGACAGTGGAGGACCAGAACCAGCTGGGAACTCTGATCCAGATCCAGATTTACAACCAGACTCTTTGAGATGTGGTCCTGATGAGAAACCGTTCAGCTGCTCCGAGTGTGACAAAAGATTTGCCCGAAAGGCCCATCTTCAGGAACACATGAGAACCCACACGAGAGAGAAACCGTTTAGCTGCTCCATCTGTACGAAGTCTTTCACCCAGAGCGGGAGTCTACGGCTTCACATGAGGAGCcacactggagagaaaccattcagcTGCTCAGTATGCGGGAAAAGATTCCATCGCAAGGAGAACTTAGTCCAGCACGACAGAACACACACCGGAGAGAAACCGTTCAGCTGCTCCGTCTGCAAGAAGTCTTTCACTCAGAGAGGAAACTTACTGACACACATGAGAACGCACACGAGAGGGGACGGATTTAGCTGCAGCGTCTGCGGACAAATGTTTGCTCGGCTGTTTCAGCTCAGGAACCATCAGTGTGACGGACGTCATCCATCGCAGCTTCGTGAAACTGCGTCagactga